One part of the Sorangiineae bacterium MSr11954 genome encodes these proteins:
- a CDS encoding PEGA domain-containing protein, which produces MRTSISRRAFSKSALLGSCTALLFAVLCPSSVAAEPRPLLGGGSGGFLTVSSVPPAKIFVDEQDMGRTTPVENLPLPAGDHKLTLVSVTNNGALKRSLGFTITAGQTTRLKINL; this is translated from the coding sequence ATGCGCACCTCGATCTCACGGCGAGCTTTCTCGAAGTCGGCCCTCTTGGGCTCATGTACGGCGCTGCTTTTTGCGGTTTTGTGCCCAAGCTCGGTCGCGGCCGAGCCCCGTCCCCTCCTAGGCGGCGGCAGCGGCGGATTTCTCACCGTGTCGTCCGTTCCGCCGGCAAAAATCTTCGTGGACGAGCAGGACATGGGTCGCACCACGCCCGTCGAGAACCTTCCGCTCCCCGCGGGCGACCACAAGCTCACCCTGGTGTCCGTCACCAACAATGGCGCGTTGAAGCGCTCCCTCGGCTTCACCATCACAGCCGGGCAGACGACGCGCCTCAAAATCAATCTGTAG
- a CDS encoding ClpXP protease specificity-enhancing factor SspB: MNRWKLMSRPLPPKKEVALALLERSSVHVHLDPRVASVIVPPWFKSQPQLVLQIGLNMPVPIPDLHLDDDGMSCTLSFNRSPFHCVVPWASVFAMVGEDGRGMVWPDDVPVEVSRQTRPVQVAPAPKDSSPDNGKAAAAAASPRRGPRRLADPPEGDVNTAKKKKGVVKRPRVASTTGEEPRPRLSAVPPPAAAADTRSPLRDVSDSSAPIGSAPPRPKKELPPYLRVVK; this comes from the coding sequence ATGAACCGCTGGAAGCTGATGTCCCGACCGTTGCCCCCTAAGAAAGAGGTCGCGCTCGCGCTCCTGGAGCGTTCGAGTGTTCACGTTCACCTCGATCCGCGCGTCGCCAGCGTGATCGTTCCACCTTGGTTCAAGAGCCAGCCCCAGCTCGTCTTGCAGATCGGGCTGAACATGCCGGTTCCGATCCCCGATTTGCACCTGGACGATGATGGTATGAGCTGCACGCTCAGCTTCAATCGTTCACCGTTTCATTGCGTGGTGCCGTGGGCGAGCGTCTTTGCCATGGTCGGCGAAGACGGTCGCGGAATGGTGTGGCCCGACGACGTCCCCGTGGAGGTTTCCCGCCAAACGCGGCCCGTCCAAGTCGCGCCAGCGCCCAAGGACTCGAGCCCCGACAATGGAAAGGCGGCCGCCGCTGCCGCATCCCCCCGCCGCGGGCCGCGCCGCCTGGCCGATCCGCCCGAGGGCGATGTGAACACGGCCAAGAAGAAGAAGGGCGTCGTCAAGCGTCCGCGCGTCGCGAGCACCACCGGCGAAGAGCCGCGCCCGCGCCTCTCGGCTGTCCCGCCCCCGGCGGCCGCCGCCGACACGCGAAGCCCGCTCCGCGACGTGAGCGATTCGTCCGCGCCCATTGGAAGCGCGCCGCCGCGGCCGAAGAAAGAGCTGCCGCCGTACCTGCGCGTCGTGAAGTAA
- a CDS encoding SDR family NAD(P)-dependent oxidoreductase — MNGNFAPPAPWSNVSLMRPATIFITGASSGIGRALALEYVRKGAHVAIAARRAPELARVASEARAIAQKGGQIRVFPLDVREPRAVFETVQRAERELGSLDCVIANAGAGSYQHISTMSWDDVERAIDINIRGAIATILAAVPIMLSQQRGQLVGVSSLAGRRGMPYSAMYSASKSALSTFLESIRIELAPAGVKVTDVQPGFVDTSMVLTLKGRVPTPWMCSPQKAAHIMVRRLERAPAVIAFPWPLDVWSSIGRFLPTFMYDRLARLAAL; from the coding sequence ATGAATGGAAACTTCGCCCCGCCCGCGCCCTGGTCTAATGTTTCTCTCATGCGGCCTGCGACCATTTTTATCACGGGAGCATCGAGCGGAATAGGACGTGCGCTGGCGCTCGAATATGTTCGTAAGGGGGCACATGTCGCGATCGCCGCCCGCCGCGCCCCGGAGCTCGCGCGCGTCGCCTCGGAGGCGCGCGCCATCGCCCAAAAAGGCGGGCAGATTCGCGTGTTCCCGCTGGACGTCCGGGAGCCGCGCGCGGTCTTCGAGACGGTGCAGCGCGCGGAGCGCGAGCTCGGTAGCCTCGATTGCGTGATCGCCAATGCGGGCGCCGGCAGCTACCAACACATAAGTACGATGTCGTGGGACGATGTAGAACGCGCGATCGATATCAATATCCGCGGCGCCATCGCCACCATCCTGGCCGCAGTGCCCATCATGCTCAGTCAGCAACGCGGGCAATTGGTCGGCGTGAGCAGCCTCGCGGGCCGCCGTGGAATGCCGTATTCAGCCATGTATAGTGCAAGCAAATCGGCGCTCTCGACGTTTTTGGAGTCGATTCGCATCGAGCTCGCCCCCGCGGGGGTCAAGGTGACCGACGTCCAACCGGGATTCGTCGATACGTCGATGGTCCTCACATTGAAAGGACGTGTCCCTACACCGTGGATGTGTTCGCCACAAAAAGCAGCCCACATCATGGTTCGGCGGCTCGAACGCGCCCCGGCGGTCATCGCATTTCCGTGGCCGCTCGATGTTTGGAGCTCCATCGGCCGATTCCTCCCTACATTTATGTACGATCGACTGGCGCGTCTCGCGGCCCTGTGA
- a CDS encoding alpha/beta fold hydrolase, translating to MLRLGILPAFERVSRHRLHKLGIRSRSVETDIGRLHVLDGRGRGSLPPIVVLHGITSSSAAFGAVLAQLQRHTRRIIAPDAPGHGFSEAPRSFLDRDSLLDNMTSALDQILDEPAIVCGNSMGGAIALHYAATRPERVRGLVLLSPAGAPWSEEEVRDLVGTFGVSSARDVGAFMDKIYHAKRPWFTPLIAADLVHSMRRRAVRELLASAAPNYGATPEQLASLRMPTLLWWGRSERLLPASNLAYFREHLPPHAIIEEPEGIGHCPHFDQARTVSRRIAEFARSIPV from the coding sequence ATGCTGCGACTGGGGATCCTGCCCGCATTCGAGCGCGTGTCGCGCCACCGGCTGCACAAGCTCGGCATACGAAGCCGTTCCGTGGAGACCGACATCGGACGGCTCCATGTCCTCGACGGCCGCGGGCGGGGCTCGCTTCCGCCCATCGTGGTGCTTCACGGCATCACCTCGTCGTCCGCCGCGTTCGGGGCCGTGCTCGCGCAGTTGCAGCGGCACACGCGCCGGATCATCGCGCCCGACGCGCCCGGCCACGGCTTCAGCGAGGCCCCGCGGAGCTTCCTCGATCGCGACTCGCTGCTCGACAACATGACGAGCGCGCTCGATCAAATCCTCGACGAGCCGGCCATCGTCTGCGGCAACTCGATGGGCGGCGCCATCGCGCTCCACTACGCGGCCACCCGGCCCGAGCGGGTGCGCGGCCTCGTCCTCCTCTCGCCCGCCGGCGCGCCGTGGAGCGAAGAGGAGGTCCGCGATCTGGTCGGCACCTTCGGCGTGAGCTCGGCCCGCGACGTGGGCGCGTTCATGGACAAGATTTATCACGCGAAGCGCCCTTGGTTCACGCCGCTCATCGCGGCCGATCTCGTTCATTCGATGCGCCGGCGCGCGGTGAGGGAGCTGCTCGCATCCGCCGCCCCGAACTACGGCGCCACCCCCGAGCAACTGGCCTCGCTCCGCATGCCCACGCTCCTGTGGTGGGGCCGCTCCGAGCGTCTCTTGCCCGCGAGCAACCTCGCCTACTTCCGCGAGCACCTCCCGCCGCACGCGATCATCGAAGAGCCCGAGGGCATCGGACACTGCCCCCACTTCGATCAAGCGCGCACCGTGAGCCGCCGCATCGCCGAGTTCGCGCGATCCATTCCCGTGTAA
- a CDS encoding anion permease, whose protein sequence is MDEAVAYSTLAVTVTLAVSRPRVGLRGLRFTPGAAALVGVAVLFMAGLLRLDDMRTSAQMQWRPLAALTSIMILTGVVQEVGAFERLAQRIESYAHRTSAARAFGLVFLVSVVTPSLLNNDSAILLLTPLVIALTRRLYPGRPALTEAFAFAVFLAPGVAPFVISNPMNMIVAEFAGVGFNAYAAVMLPISVAGAILTYAVLRGHFRHELESAVAEPAPVSIAKAHPAERPAMALLLAVFLAYPVMAALGGPIWVVSVAGAASSLALAWHYRIAPARKVLGHVSPDILVFLWGVFLVVGGLRHVGVVDRLAALYQSASAHAGSEIGVIGTVAALGSAIVDNHPMSILNMMALREHGAYGAHDGSRAILAALIGGDIGPRLLPIGSLAGLLWMDLLRRAGVAISIGKFIRLGTLVLLPTLALSLAMLYFLA, encoded by the coding sequence ATGGACGAAGCCGTCGCCTACTCCACCCTTGCCGTGACCGTCACCTTGGCCGTTTCGCGTCCGCGGGTCGGGCTTCGCGGGCTGCGTTTTACGCCGGGGGCCGCTGCGCTGGTCGGCGTCGCGGTCTTGTTCATGGCGGGCTTGCTGCGGCTGGACGACATGCGGACGTCCGCGCAGATGCAATGGCGTCCGCTGGCGGCGCTCACGAGCATCATGATCCTGACCGGCGTGGTGCAGGAGGTGGGCGCGTTCGAACGGCTCGCGCAGCGCATCGAATCGTATGCACACCGCACCTCGGCGGCGCGCGCGTTCGGGCTCGTGTTTCTGGTCAGCGTCGTCACGCCCTCGCTGCTCAACAACGACTCGGCGATCCTGCTCCTCACGCCGCTGGTCATCGCGCTCACGCGCCGCCTCTATCCGGGCCGGCCCGCGCTCACCGAGGCGTTTGCCTTCGCGGTGTTCCTCGCGCCAGGGGTCGCGCCGTTCGTCATTTCGAACCCGATGAACATGATCGTGGCCGAGTTCGCGGGCGTGGGGTTCAACGCGTATGCCGCCGTCATGCTGCCCATCTCCGTGGCCGGCGCCATCCTCACGTACGCCGTTCTGCGCGGTCACTTCCGACATGAGCTGGAGAGCGCCGTCGCCGAACCTGCGCCGGTCTCCATCGCGAAGGCGCACCCCGCCGAGCGACCGGCCATGGCGCTCTTGCTCGCCGTTTTCTTGGCGTATCCCGTGATGGCGGCCCTCGGCGGCCCCATTTGGGTCGTCTCGGTGGCCGGCGCGGCAAGCTCGCTCGCCCTCGCCTGGCACTACCGAATCGCGCCTGCGCGCAAGGTGCTCGGGCATGTCTCGCCAGACATTCTCGTGTTTCTATGGGGCGTGTTTTTGGTGGTGGGCGGCCTCCGCCACGTGGGCGTGGTCGATCGCTTGGCGGCCCTTTATCAATCCGCGTCGGCGCACGCCGGCTCCGAGATCGGCGTCATCGGCACCGTGGCCGCGCTGGGCTCCGCCATCGTCGACAACCACCCCATGTCGATCTTGAACATGATGGCGCTCCGCGAGCACGGCGCTTACGGCGCTCACGACGGGAGCCGCGCCATTCTCGCCGCGCTGATCGGCGGCGACATCGGCCCGCGCCTCTTGCCCATCGGCTCCCTCGCCGGGTTGCTCTGGATGGATCTCTTGCGCCGCGCCGGGGTGGCGATCTCCATCGGCAAGTTCATCCGCCTCGGCACCCTCGTGCTCTTACCGACCTTAGCGCTCTCCCTCGCCATGCTCTACTTTTTGGCCTAG